The Pseudophryne corroboree isolate aPseCor3 chromosome 2, aPseCor3.hap2, whole genome shotgun sequence genome has a segment encoding these proteins:
- the LOC134990732 gene encoding uncharacterized protein LOC134990732 — protein sequence MFCLRKPVSSAHLTLCSYYFSDKHGNVYALPTMLCSASALAPPVTMLCNASALAPPVTMLCNASALAPPVTMLCNISALAPPVTMLCNASALAPPVTMLCNVSALAPPVTMLCNISALAPPVTMLCNASALAPPVTMLCNVSALAPPVTMLCNASALAPPVTMLCNASALTPPVTILCNASALAPPVTTLCNAAALATPVTMLCNVLLLLLQSQSFQQMFLTAADGRLQGRV from the coding sequence ATGTTTTGTCTGAGGAAACCAGTCTCATCTGCTCATCTGACTTTATGTTCATACTATTTCTCAGACAAACACGGAAATGTGTATGCACTACCAACCATGCTGTGCAGTGCTTCTGCTCTTGCTCCTCCAGTCAccatgctgtgcaatgcttctgctCTTGCTCCTCCAGTCAccatgctgtgcaatgcttctgctCTTGCTCCTCCAGTCACCATGCTTTGCAATATTTCTGCTCTTGCTCCTCCAGTCAccatgctgtgcaatgcttctgctCTTGCTCCTCCAGTCACCATGCTGTGCAATGTTTCTGCTCTTGCTCCTCCAGTCACCATGCTTTGCAATATTTCTGCTCTTGCTCCTCCAGTCAccatgctgtgcaatgcttctgctCTTGCTCCTCCAGTCACCATGCTGTGCAATGTTTCTGCTCTTGCTCCTCCAGTCAccatgctgtgcaatgcttctgctCTTGCTCCTCCAGTCACCATGCTTTGCAATGCTTCTGCTCTTACTCCTCCAGTCACCATACTGTGCAATGCTTCTGCTCTTGCTCCTCCAGTCACCACGCTGTGTAATGCTGCCGCTCTTGCTACTCCAGTCACCATGCTGTGCAATGTTCTGCTCTTGCTCCTCCAGTCACAGTCTTTTCAGCAGATGTTTCTGACAGCTGCAGATGGCAGATTGCAAGGTAGAGTGTAA